A region from the Nocardioides exalbidus genome encodes:
- a CDS encoding DUF4245 domain-containing protein, whose amino-acid sequence MSEQPSRYNRSFGGMTGALIVTVVFVLAFVAWRGIFRTDTDDTPTPVDWQQSVQLAERAGYAVVHPRELPAGWTATSVDPLFGSDDPRWGLGVLTDDGKFVGIRQERTSVDDLVETYIDEKAEPGDDASVTSDITDTWQTWSDDGGDHGYSTEVGDQNLLVYGSAPVEDLETFLGLLTR is encoded by the coding sequence GTGAGTGAGCAGCCGAGCCGGTACAACCGCTCGTTCGGCGGCATGACCGGCGCCCTGATCGTGACGGTGGTCTTCGTGCTGGCCTTCGTCGCGTGGCGCGGGATCTTCCGCACCGACACCGACGACACGCCCACGCCCGTCGACTGGCAGCAGAGCGTCCAGCTCGCCGAGCGGGCCGGCTACGCGGTCGTGCACCCGCGCGAGCTCCCGGCGGGCTGGACAGCCACGAGCGTCGACCCGCTGTTCGGCAGCGACGACCCGCGCTGGGGCCTGGGCGTCCTCACCGACGACGGCAAGTTCGTCGGCATCCGCCAGGAGCGCACGTCGGTGGACGACCTCGTCGAGACCTACATCGACGAGAAGGCCGAGCCCGGCGATGACGCGTCCGTGACCTCCGACATCACCGACACCTGGCAGACCTGGTCCGACGACGGTGGCGACCACGGCTACTCCACCGAGGTTGGCGACCAGAACCTGCTCGTCTACGGCTCCGCGCCGGTCGAGGACCTCGAGACGTTCCTCGGGCTCCTGACGCGCTGA
- a CDS encoding DNA recombination protein RmuC, producing MDTFPLLLTLALVLAVGLALGALIGVLWSRSRPADDGAVAALQQRVADHAVVQEGLERLQDQLSDLAHDRTAWQAQLHQQVADMRLSTDTLRRETATLSTALRKPQVRGQWGELHLRRTVELAGLVDHCDFAEQVTYDDGRLRPDLVVSLAGGRTIAVDAKAPLAAFLDLTSADDPAEHDRALSRLGEHVRKHVGDLGSRRYWEAMPDTPEFVVLFLPGEAILQAALQAVPDLVEQASAKNVVLATPSTLIALLRTVAQGWQHEVLNEQAQLVQRLGQELHARLGSMAGHLDRVGRSLNASVVAYNQAMGSLEGRVLVSARRFVELGVTTEPLEQPRQVETVPRSTAAPELGVFDEVPGAVGEPTLDDLLVGEPPTGHSHDPARRAPGA from the coding sequence ATGGACACCTTCCCCCTGCTCCTCACCCTGGCGCTGGTCCTCGCCGTCGGCCTCGCGCTGGGCGCGTTGATCGGCGTGCTGTGGTCGCGCAGCCGCCCGGCAGACGACGGCGCCGTGGCGGCGCTCCAGCAGCGCGTCGCCGACCACGCGGTCGTGCAGGAGGGCCTCGAGCGCCTCCAGGACCAGCTCAGCGACCTCGCCCACGACCGGACCGCGTGGCAGGCCCAGCTCCACCAGCAGGTGGCCGACATGCGCCTGTCAACCGACACCCTGCGTCGCGAGACGGCCACGCTGTCGACCGCGCTGCGCAAGCCGCAGGTGCGCGGCCAGTGGGGCGAGCTGCACCTGCGCCGCACCGTCGAGCTCGCCGGCCTTGTCGACCACTGTGACTTCGCCGAGCAGGTGACCTACGACGACGGCCGGCTGCGGCCCGACCTCGTGGTCTCCCTCGCGGGCGGGCGCACGATCGCGGTGGACGCAAAGGCCCCGCTGGCGGCGTTCCTCGACCTGACGAGCGCCGACGACCCGGCCGAGCACGACCGCGCGCTGTCCCGGCTGGGCGAGCACGTCCGCAAGCACGTCGGCGACCTGGGGTCGCGGCGCTACTGGGAGGCGATGCCCGACACGCCGGAGTTCGTGGTGCTGTTCCTCCCGGGCGAGGCGATCCTCCAGGCCGCGCTGCAGGCGGTGCCCGACCTCGTCGAGCAGGCCTCGGCGAAGAACGTCGTGCTCGCCACCCCGTCCACCCTCATCGCCCTGCTGCGCACCGTGGCCCAGGGCTGGCAGCACGAGGTGCTCAACGAGCAGGCCCAGCTCGTGCAGCGGCTCGGGCAGGAGCTGCACGCGCGGCTGGGCTCGATGGCCGGCCATCTCGACCGGGTGGGGCGCTCCCTCAACGCGAGCGTCGTGGCCTACAACCAGGCGATGGGCTCGCTCGAGGGCCGCGTGCTGGTCTCGGCCCGGCGCTTCGTGGAGCTGGGCGTGACCACCGAACCGCTCGAGCAGCCCCGCCAGGTGGAGACGGTCCCGCGGTCGACGGCCGCCCCCGAGCTGGGCGTGTTCGACGAGGTCCCCGGCGCGGTCGGTGAGCCCACGCTCGACGACCTGCTGGTCGGCGAGCCCCCGACGGGGCACTCCCACGACCCGGCGCGCCGCGCGCCGGGCGCCTGA
- a CDS encoding alpha/beta fold hydrolase: MTHRTVATFLTPDGFSQPPVVAVLREGRVVSEAGRYAVRALGSRGARRRTPCGSAPVRATEPVLLVPGFLAGDSSLAPMSRALRWDGFRTYRSDIRANVGCTLAAAAQLEERLEEISQRRGSRVRIVGHSLGGMLARGVAARRPDLVAGIVTMGSPMLAPGAHHASLTRSVDLLVRLNRAGMRNLMAEDCVAGVCARESFDQARAPLSDDVDFTAIYSRRDGIVDWRACIDPAATAVEVRSSHLGMAFDPDVIAAVTAALRPAAPLSVVEVDRGEIA, translated from the coding sequence GTGACGCATCGCACAGTGGCGACCTTCCTGACGCCGGACGGCTTCTCCCAGCCGCCCGTGGTCGCCGTCCTTCGCGAGGGCCGGGTCGTGTCGGAGGCGGGTCGCTACGCGGTGCGCGCGCTGGGCTCCCGCGGCGCCCGACGTCGTACGCCGTGCGGTTCCGCGCCCGTGCGCGCGACCGAGCCGGTCCTGCTGGTGCCGGGCTTCCTGGCCGGCGACTCCTCGCTCGCGCCGATGAGCCGCGCGCTGCGGTGGGACGGCTTCCGGACCTACCGGTCCGACATCCGGGCCAACGTCGGGTGCACCCTGGCCGCCGCTGCGCAGCTCGAGGAGCGCCTCGAGGAGATCTCCCAGCGACGCGGGTCGCGCGTCCGGATCGTCGGGCACAGCCTCGGCGGGATGCTCGCCCGCGGCGTCGCAGCCCGTCGTCCCGACCTGGTCGCGGGCATCGTGACGATGGGCAGCCCGATGCTGGCGCCCGGCGCCCACCACGCGTCGCTTACCCGCAGCGTCGACCTCTTGGTCCGGCTCAACCGGGCCGGGATGCGCAACCTGATGGCCGAGGACTGCGTGGCCGGCGTGTGCGCCCGCGAGAGCTTCGACCAGGCGCGGGCGCCACTGTCCGACGACGTGGACTTCACCGCCATCTACTCGCGGCGCGACGGCATCGTCGACTGGCGCGCGTGCATCGACCCGGCGGCCACGGCCGTCGAGGTGCGGTCGTCGCACCTGGGCATGGCGTTCGACCCGGACGTCATCGCCGCGGTCACGGCCGCGCTGCGCCCGGCCGCGCCGCTGTCAGTTGTCGAAGTCGATCGTGGAGAGATTGCGTAG
- the glpX gene encoding class II fructose-bisphosphatase, with translation MSASAPQPERNLALELVRVTESAAMAAGRWVGRGDKNDADGVAVEAMRYMISTVEMRGTVVIGEGEKDNAPMLFNGEQVGDGTGPECDVAVDPIDGTTLTAKGMSNAISVLAVSPRGTMYDPSAVFYMDKLATGPEAADHVDIRLPVKENIARVAKAKGISIHDVTVVLLDRPRHAKLVEEIRETGARIKYITDGDVAGAIMAARPDTGVDLMLGVGGTPEGIITACAMKSIGGKIQGQLWPQDDDERQKALDAGHNLDRDFVLGTDDLVTGDDAFFVATGITDGELMRGVRYRGNGVTTHSLVMRSRSGTVRSITAEHQLSKLRNLSTIDFDN, from the coding sequence ATGAGCGCCAGCGCCCCGCAGCCCGAACGCAACCTCGCCCTCGAGCTGGTGAGGGTCACCGAGTCAGCCGCCATGGCCGCCGGCCGCTGGGTCGGCCGCGGCGACAAGAACGACGCGGACGGCGTCGCGGTCGAGGCGATGCGCTACATGATCTCCACGGTCGAGATGCGCGGCACGGTCGTGATCGGCGAGGGCGAGAAGGACAACGCCCCGATGCTCTTCAACGGCGAGCAGGTCGGCGACGGCACCGGTCCCGAGTGCGACGTCGCCGTCGACCCCATCGACGGCACGACGCTGACCGCCAAGGGCATGAGCAACGCGATCTCCGTGCTGGCGGTGTCGCCGCGCGGCACGATGTACGACCCGAGCGCGGTGTTCTACATGGACAAGCTCGCCACCGGGCCGGAGGCCGCCGACCACGTCGACATCAGGCTGCCGGTCAAGGAGAACATCGCCCGGGTCGCGAAGGCGAAGGGCATCTCGATCCACGACGTCACCGTCGTGCTGCTCGACCGGCCGCGCCACGCGAAGCTGGTCGAGGAGATCCGCGAGACCGGCGCGCGCATCAAGTACATCACCGACGGCGACGTCGCCGGCGCGATCATGGCCGCCCGGCCCGACACCGGTGTCGACCTGATGCTCGGCGTCGGCGGCACGCCGGAGGGCATCATCACGGCGTGCGCCATGAAGAGCATCGGCGGCAAGATCCAGGGCCAGCTGTGGCCGCAGGACGACGACGAGCGGCAGAAGGCGCTCGACGCCGGCCACAACCTCGACCGCGACTTCGTGCTCGGCACCGACGACCTGGTCACCGGTGACGACGCGTTCTTCGTGGCCACCGGCATCACCGACGGTGAGCTGATGCGCGGCGTGCGCTACCGCGGCAACGGAGTGACGACCCACTCGCTCGTCATGCGCTCGCGCAGCGGCACGGTCCGCTCCATCACCGCCGAGCACCAGCTCTCGAAGCTACGCAATCTCTCCACGATCGACTTCGACAACTGA
- a CDS encoding 4-hydroxy-3-methylbut-2-enyl diphosphate reductase — MTDLGLPPVLDPETAKNVLLAAPRGYCAGVDRAVITVEKALDLYGAPVYVRKQIVHNKHVVANLESRGAIFVEELDEVPEGRTVVFSAHGVSPAVHAQAADRGLKTIDATCPLVTKVHHEAKRFASDDYDILLIGHEGHEEVEGTAGEAPDHIQLVQSPADVAGIVVRDPAKVAWLSQTTLSVDETLETVAAIREKFPLLLDPPSDDICYATQNRQLAIKEISAEADLVIVVGSRNSSNSVRLVEVALESGAKASYLVDDHTEIDEAWLEGVEQVSVTSGASVPEDLVEGVLAFLSERGFPDARAVHSAEESLIFALPPELRRDLRAAQKA, encoded by the coding sequence ATGACAGACCTCGGCCTGCCCCCGGTGCTCGACCCGGAGACCGCGAAGAACGTCCTGCTGGCAGCGCCGCGTGGCTACTGCGCCGGTGTGGACCGCGCGGTCATCACGGTCGAGAAGGCGCTGGACCTCTACGGCGCCCCGGTCTACGTCCGCAAGCAGATCGTGCACAACAAGCACGTGGTGGCCAACCTCGAGTCGCGCGGCGCGATCTTCGTCGAGGAGCTCGACGAGGTGCCCGAGGGCCGGACCGTCGTCTTCTCCGCCCACGGCGTCTCCCCGGCGGTCCACGCCCAGGCGGCCGACCGCGGCCTCAAGACGATCGACGCGACCTGCCCGCTGGTGACCAAGGTCCACCACGAGGCCAAGCGCTTCGCCAGCGACGACTACGACATCCTGCTCATCGGGCACGAGGGGCACGAGGAGGTCGAGGGCACGGCCGGCGAGGCGCCCGACCACATCCAGCTCGTCCAGAGCCCCGCCGACGTGGCCGGCATCGTCGTGCGCGACCCCGCGAAGGTCGCCTGGCTGTCGCAGACCACGCTGAGCGTCGACGAGACCCTGGAGACGGTGGCCGCGATCCGGGAGAAGTTCCCGCTGCTGCTCGACCCGCCGAGCGACGACATCTGCTACGCCACGCAGAACCGCCAGCTCGCCATCAAGGAGATCTCCGCGGAGGCCGACCTGGTCATCGTGGTGGGCTCGCGCAACTCGTCGAACTCGGTCCGACTCGTCGAGGTCGCGCTCGAGTCCGGCGCGAAGGCGTCCTACCTCGTCGACGACCACACCGAGATCGACGAGGCCTGGCTCGAGGGCGTCGAGCAGGTGTCGGTCACCTCGGGCGCGTCGGTGCCGGAGGACCTCGTCGAGGGCGTGCTCGCCTTCCTGTCCGAGCGCGGCTTCCCCGACGCCCGCGCGGTCCACTCCGCCGAGGAGTCGCTCATCTTCGCCCTGCCGCCGGAGCTGCGTCGCGACCTGCGCGCTGCCCAGAAGGCCTGA
- a CDS encoding extracellular solute-binding protein translates to MATLALAGSLLTACGGDSGTPTLNWYVNPDGVDTFRTYAEKCSTDQYDIAVQQLPSSATDQRTQLARRLAAQDSSTDLMNLDPVFVAEFANAGWLEKVPDDLAGDITDGGDYLEGAADTVTWDDGVYAIPLWANTQVLWYRKSLAEAAGLDMSQPVTWDQVIDAADKEGGTVGVQANKYEAYVVWINALMQGAGGDIVSDTEAGRDAKVDLDSDAGRDAAAVIQKLADSKAAQADFTVSNEGTSLGQMFPAEGPGEFMVNWTFVYANYKGLVGKPGGPADEQQFEDLGWARYPQTVEGEASKPPIGGIDIGVGAYSDNGDFAMEAAQCITSTEAQVDLAVNDGLMPSTNSAYEKVAATGDFPEDLLDLYRTSVDEGGPRPKSPFYSQISSAVQSVWHSPTSVNPDSTPKKSAEYLADVLAGKRLL, encoded by the coding sequence GTGGCCACACTGGCCCTCGCCGGCAGCCTCCTGACGGCTTGCGGAGGCGACTCGGGAACACCCACGCTGAACTGGTACGTCAACCCCGACGGGGTCGACACCTTCCGCACCTACGCGGAGAAGTGCAGCACGGACCAGTACGACATCGCGGTGCAGCAGCTGCCGTCGAGCGCGACCGACCAGCGCACCCAGCTGGCGCGACGACTCGCTGCGCAGGACTCGTCGACCGACCTGATGAACCTCGACCCGGTCTTCGTGGCGGAGTTCGCCAACGCCGGCTGGCTCGAGAAGGTGCCGGACGACCTGGCCGGCGACATCACCGACGGTGGTGACTACCTGGAGGGTGCCGCCGACACCGTCACGTGGGACGACGGCGTCTACGCCATCCCGCTCTGGGCCAACACGCAGGTCCTCTGGTACCGCAAGTCCCTCGCCGAGGCGGCCGGGCTCGACATGAGCCAGCCGGTCACGTGGGACCAGGTCATCGACGCGGCCGACAAGGAGGGCGGCACGGTCGGCGTTCAGGCCAACAAGTACGAGGCCTACGTGGTGTGGATCAACGCCCTGATGCAGGGTGCCGGTGGCGACATCGTCAGCGACACCGAGGCCGGCCGCGACGCGAAGGTCGACCTCGACAGCGACGCCGGCCGCGACGCGGCAGCGGTGATCCAGAAGCTCGCCGACAGCAAGGCCGCCCAGGCGGACTTCACGGTCTCCAACGAGGGCACCAGCCTCGGCCAGATGTTCCCGGCCGAGGGCCCGGGCGAGTTCATGGTCAACTGGACGTTCGTCTACGCCAACTACAAGGGCCTGGTCGGCAAGCCGGGCGGACCGGCCGACGAGCAGCAGTTCGAGGACCTCGGCTGGGCGCGCTACCCGCAGACGGTCGAGGGCGAGGCCTCCAAGCCCCCGATCGGCGGCATCGACATCGGCGTCGGCGCCTACTCCGACAACGGCGACTTCGCGATGGAGGCCGCCCAGTGCATCACCTCCACGGAGGCGCAGGTCGACCTGGCGGTCAACGACGGCCTGATGCCGTCGACCAACTCGGCCTACGAGAAGGTCGCCGCCACCGGTGACTTCCCCGAGGACCTGCTCGACCTCTACCGCACCAGCGTGGACGAGGGCGGACCGCGGCCGAAGAGCCCGTTCTACAGCCAGATCTCGAGTGCGGTGCAGTCGGTCTGGCACTCCCCGACCTCGGTGAACCCCGACTCGACGCCGAAGAAGTCGGCCGAGTACCTCGCCGACGTCCTGGCCGGAAAGAGGCTCCTGTGA
- a CDS encoding L-threonylcarbamoyladenylate synthase — MARFLDIHPDNPQTRLVTQVVEALRNDELIAYPTDSGYALGAQLGNRDGRDRILRIRELDDRHHFTLMCKDFSQLGQFVHVDNNAFRAIKASTPGPYTFILPATGEVPKRLMHPKKRTVGVRIPDHPLVCALLEELGEPILTSTLILPGETEARTMGWEIKEDLDHVVDIVIESGEVTAEPTSVIDWSEGEPVVVRRGAGDVSRFED; from the coding sequence GTGGCCCGCTTCCTCGACATCCATCCCGACAACCCGCAGACGCGGCTCGTCACCCAGGTCGTCGAGGCGCTCCGCAACGACGAGCTGATCGCGTACCCGACCGACTCGGGCTACGCGCTCGGCGCGCAGCTCGGCAACCGCGACGGCCGCGACCGGATCCTGCGGATCCGCGAGCTCGACGACCGCCACCACTTCACGCTGATGTGCAAGGACTTCTCCCAGCTGGGGCAGTTCGTCCACGTCGACAACAACGCGTTCCGCGCGATCAAGGCCTCCACCCCAGGCCCCTACACCTTCATCCTCCCCGCCACCGGCGAGGTCCCGAAGCGGCTGATGCACCCGAAGAAGCGCACGGTCGGCGTCCGGATCCCCGACCACCCGCTCGTGTGCGCGCTCCTCGAGGAGCTCGGCGAGCCGATCCTCACCAGCACGCTGATCCTGCCCGGCGAGACCGAGGCGCGGACGATGGGCTGGGAGATCAAGGAGGACCTCGACCACGTCGTCGACATCGTGATCGAGTCCGGCGAGGTGACCGCCGAGCCCACGTCGGTCATCGACTGGAGCGAGGGCGAGCCCGTCGTCGTACGACGCGGGGCGGGCGACGTCTCGCGCTTCGAGGACTGA
- a CDS encoding alpha/beta fold hydrolase: MSSRRASTEAPVVSEELFAPVGNEVELCYQTFGDPDGEPLLLVMGLGGPMNWWDEDFCRLLASTGFFVVRYDNRDTGRSTRIKARVTRGQLVRAFSGRKAKAPYSMSDLASDAVALMDHLGWESAHVAGISMGGMIVQTIAVEHPKRVRSLTSIMSTTGRRTVGWQDPRIIPALLAPRKPGRESYVETSVAFWGVIGSPEFPSTPEKLARRAGETFDRGYSASGMMRQMLAILKQEDRTHRLRSLRVPALVIHGNADKMVHVSGGRSTAAAIPGAELITIDGMGHDLPPELWQQVVEAMGRTADAAG, encoded by the coding sequence ATGTCATCTCGTCGTGCCAGCACCGAGGCACCCGTCGTGTCCGAGGAGCTCTTCGCGCCCGTCGGCAACGAGGTCGAGCTGTGCTACCAGACCTTCGGCGACCCCGACGGTGAGCCGCTGCTGCTGGTGATGGGTCTCGGCGGTCCGATGAACTGGTGGGACGAGGACTTCTGCCGGCTGCTCGCCTCCACCGGCTTCTTCGTCGTCCGCTACGACAACCGCGACACCGGTCGGTCCACCCGGATCAAGGCGCGGGTGACCCGCGGCCAGCTGGTCCGCGCGTTCAGCGGGCGCAAGGCCAAGGCGCCGTACTCCATGAGCGACCTGGCCTCCGACGCCGTCGCCCTGATGGACCACCTCGGCTGGGAGTCCGCCCACGTCGCCGGCATCTCGATGGGCGGCATGATCGTGCAGACGATCGCCGTCGAGCACCCGAAGCGGGTGCGCTCGTTGACCAGCATCATGTCGACGACCGGGCGCCGCACCGTCGGCTGGCAGGACCCGCGGATCATCCCTGCGCTGCTGGCCCCGCGGAAGCCGGGCCGTGAGTCCTACGTCGAGACCAGCGTCGCGTTCTGGGGCGTCATCGGCTCGCCGGAGTTCCCCAGCACCCCGGAGAAGCTGGCCAGGCGGGCCGGAGAGACCTTCGACCGCGGCTACAGCGCGAGCGGGATGATGCGCCAGATGCTGGCGATCCTCAAGCAGGAGGACCGGACGCACCGGCTGCGCAGCCTCCGCGTCCCGGCGCTGGTCATCCACGGCAACGCCGACAAGATGGTGCACGTCAGCGGCGGCCGCTCGACCGCGGCCGCGATCCCCGGCGCGGAGCTGATCACGATCGACGGCATGGGCCACGACCTGCCACCCGAGCTGTGGCAGCAGGTCGTCGAGGCGATGGGCCGCACCGCCGACGCCGCTGGTTGA
- the galK gene encoding galactokinase, translating to MSRWFAPGRINLIGEHTDYNDGFVLPLALAMGCTTTLSPAADGWTVVSAQTDGEVEVEPSGLADRPDVPDWTTYVLGALWLLRDDGVEVPPLRIEVDSDVPTGAGLSSSAALVCSVVCALDDHLGLDLGPAGLLALSRRVENDAVGAATGGMDQLVSLRGEAGHALFCDMRDLTSQPVPFDPAASGLTLLVVDTRAPHRHADGEYAARRQGCEEAARRLGVTALRDVTASGLDEALGRLDDDELRRYVRHVVTEDARVLEAVEVMRGGRLDELGPLLTASHASMRDDFRITVPEVDTAAEALLSAGAVGSRMTGGGFGGCVIGLVPADSVDAAGDVVRRAFADAGFGEPTVFTAASEAGARRLEA from the coding sequence GTGAGTCGTTGGTTCGCGCCCGGACGCATCAACCTGATCGGCGAGCACACCGACTACAACGACGGTTTCGTGCTGCCCCTGGCCCTGGCGATGGGGTGCACGACGACGCTGTCGCCGGCCGCCGACGGATGGACGGTCGTGTCGGCGCAGACCGACGGTGAGGTGGAGGTGGAGCCTTCCGGCCTCGCCGACCGGCCCGACGTCCCCGACTGGACGACCTACGTCCTGGGCGCGCTGTGGCTGCTCCGGGACGACGGTGTCGAGGTGCCCCCGTTGCGGATCGAGGTCGACTCCGACGTGCCCACCGGGGCCGGGCTCTCCTCGTCCGCCGCGCTGGTGTGCTCCGTGGTCTGCGCGCTCGACGACCACCTCGGCCTCGACCTCGGGCCGGCCGGGTTGCTGGCGCTGAGCCGGCGCGTGGAGAACGACGCCGTCGGCGCCGCCACCGGCGGCATGGACCAGCTCGTCAGCCTCCGCGGCGAGGCCGGGCACGCCCTGTTCTGCGACATGCGCGACCTCACCTCCCAGCCCGTGCCGTTCGACCCGGCCGCCTCCGGCCTGACCCTCCTCGTCGTCGACACGCGCGCGCCGCACCGCCACGCCGACGGGGAGTACGCCGCTCGCCGCCAGGGGTGCGAGGAGGCGGCCCGCCGGCTCGGGGTGACCGCCCTCCGCGACGTGACCGCGTCAGGCCTCGACGAGGCCCTGGGCCGGCTGGACGACGACGAGCTGCGGCGCTACGTCCGCCACGTGGTCACGGAGGACGCCCGGGTGCTGGAGGCGGTCGAGGTGATGCGGGGCGGCAGGCTCGACGAGCTGGGGCCCCTGCTCACGGCGTCCCACGCCTCGATGCGCGACGACTTCCGGATCACCGTACCCGAGGTCGACACGGCGGCCGAGGCGCTGCTGTCGGCGGGCGCGGTCGGGTCGCGGATGACCGGCGGAGGCTTCGGCGGCTGCGTGATCGGGCTGGTCCCGGCCGACTCCGTCGACGCGGCGGGTGACGTCGTACGCCGTGCCTTCGCCGACGCGGGCTTCGGCGAGCCGACGGTCTTCACCGCCGCTTCGGAGGCCGGCGCGCGGCGGCTCGAGGCCTGA
- a CDS encoding exodeoxyribonuclease VII small subunit — protein MSDATPGYEEAREELIEVVRTLEAGGTTLEESLALWERGEALAKICQQWLDGARKRLDEATGAESAD, from the coding sequence ATGAGTGACGCAACCCCCGGCTACGAGGAGGCCCGCGAGGAGCTCATCGAGGTGGTCCGCACCCTCGAGGCCGGTGGGACCACCCTCGAGGAGTCGCTCGCCCTCTGGGAGCGCGGCGAGGCGCTCGCGAAGATCTGCCAGCAGTGGCTCGACGGGGCCCGCAAGCGGCTCGACGAGGCGACGGGCGCGGAGTCCGCCGACTGA
- a CDS encoding DUF6542 domain-containing protein: MTEADGFWRAFWEVGHEPGRQVVSLGVAVTLTAVSYDMLLSGRLTLFFDLSFMTLCLGLAALVRRRDFYMVALLPPVLMTAVFTFIALVARDAVAEVDDSLLQAVVSGVATHGIALFVGYALCLGWLGWRLHRESETGMAIELSHELGRRAG; the protein is encoded by the coding sequence GTGACAGAAGCCGACGGGTTCTGGAGGGCGTTCTGGGAGGTCGGGCACGAGCCGGGCCGCCAGGTGGTGTCCCTCGGGGTCGCGGTCACCCTCACCGCGGTCAGCTACGACATGCTCCTGTCGGGCCGGCTGACGCTCTTCTTCGACCTCAGCTTCATGACGCTGTGCCTGGGCCTGGCCGCGCTCGTGCGACGTCGCGACTTCTACATGGTCGCCCTGCTGCCGCCGGTGCTGATGACCGCCGTCTTCACCTTCATCGCCCTCGTCGCGCGCGACGCGGTGGCCGAGGTCGACGACAGCCTGCTCCAGGCCGTCGTGTCCGGCGTCGCCACCCACGGCATCGCACTCTTCGTCGGCTACGCCCTCTGCCTGGGCTGGCTCGGGTGGCGGCTGCATCGCGAGAGCGAGACCGGGATGGCGATCGAGCTCAGCCACGAGCTCGGCCGCCGCGCCGGCTGA
- the xseA gene encoding exodeoxyribonuclease VII large subunit yields MPSLRDATAESPAPVRAVANAVSQWIDKLGGVWVEGQIAQVNRRPGVQTVFMTLRDTVADISVTLTCPRSLVDSMNPPLVEGASVVVHARPSFYANRGNFSLAAREIRMVGLGELLARLERRRQLLAAEGLFASELKRDLPFLPGRVGLVTAPNSAAERDVLENARRRWPAVQFEVAYAAMQGTRSAAEVMEALDRLERNGDVDVIVVARGGGSIEDLLPFSDEALIRAVHGMRTPVVSAIGHEPDQPLLDLVADVRASTPTDAAKLVVPDMAEEAHGVTWARDRLRQVITQRIAREQEWLAQVRSRPAMADPRNLLSARSDELDDLLARARRTLSHRLDRAADDIGHHRARAQSLSPLATLQRGYAVLQDADGHVVTSVAQAIAGAAVSVRVADGRIHATTDRIEEASLIQEDPDE; encoded by the coding sequence GTGCCCTCACTCCGCGACGCCACGGCCGAGTCCCCGGCCCCCGTGCGCGCGGTCGCCAACGCCGTCTCGCAGTGGATCGACAAGCTCGGCGGGGTGTGGGTGGAGGGCCAGATCGCGCAGGTCAACCGCCGCCCCGGCGTCCAGACGGTCTTCATGACGCTGCGCGACACCGTCGCCGACATCTCGGTGACGCTCACGTGCCCGCGCTCGCTCGTCGACTCGATGAACCCGCCCCTGGTCGAGGGCGCCAGCGTCGTCGTCCACGCGCGCCCGAGCTTCTACGCCAACCGCGGCAACTTCTCGCTGGCCGCGCGCGAGATCCGGATGGTCGGGCTCGGCGAGCTCCTCGCCCGGCTGGAGCGACGCCGGCAGCTGCTCGCCGCCGAGGGCCTCTTCGCCAGCGAGCTCAAGCGCGACCTGCCGTTCCTGCCGGGCCGGGTCGGCCTGGTGACCGCGCCCAACAGCGCCGCCGAGCGTGACGTCCTGGAGAACGCGCGCCGCCGCTGGCCCGCCGTCCAGTTCGAGGTGGCCTACGCCGCGATGCAGGGCACCCGCTCCGCCGCCGAGGTGATGGAGGCGCTCGACAGGCTGGAGCGCAACGGCGACGTCGATGTCATCGTGGTCGCCCGCGGCGGCGGCTCGATCGAGGACCTGCTGCCCTTCTCCGACGAGGCGCTGATCCGCGCGGTCCACGGGATGCGCACGCCGGTCGTGTCCGCGATCGGCCACGAGCCCGACCAGCCGCTGCTCGACCTCGTCGCCGACGTCCGTGCCTCCACCCCGACCGACGCCGCCAAGCTCGTCGTGCCCGACATGGCCGAGGAGGCGCACGGCGTCACCTGGGCGCGCGACCGGCTGCGCCAGGTGATCACGCAGCGGATCGCCCGTGAGCAGGAGTGGCTCGCGCAGGTCCGCTCGCGGCCGGCGATGGCCGACCCCCGCAACCTGCTCTCCGCACGGTCCGACGAGCTCGACGACCTGCTGGCGCGTGCTCGTCGTACGCTCTCGCACCGCCTCGACCGCGCCGCCGACGACATCGGCCACCACCGCGCACGCGCCCAGTCGCTCTCGCCGCTGGCGACGCTGCAGCGCGGGTACGCCGTCCTCCAGGACGCCGACGGGCACGTCGTCACGTCGGTCGCGCAGGCCATCGCCGGCGCGGCCGTCTCGGTCCGGGTCGCCGACGGCCGGATCCACGCCACCACCGACCGCATCGAAGAAGCCAGCCTGATCCAGGAGGATCCCGATGAGTGA